A segment of the Flavobacteriales bacterium genome:
GCGCCTCGATGGCAATGCGCTCTTCCGCCATCCCGACTACGTGGAGATGCGCGACAAGACCGAAGAGGACCCCATTGAAGTGGAGGCGGGCGAAGCGGGCCTCAACTACGTGCGCCTCGATGGCAATGTGGGCTGCATGGTGAATGGCGCGGGCCTCGCCATGGCGACGATGGACATCATCAAGCTCAGCGGTGGCGAACCGGCCAACTTCCTCGATGTGGGCGGCACGGCCGATGCGGCGCGCGTGGAGAAGGCTTTCCGCATCATCCTGAAGGACGAGCGCGTGAAGGCGATCCTGGTGAACATCTTCGGCGGGATCGTGCGCTGCGACCGCGTCGCGCAGGGCATAGTGGATGCCTATAAGAACATCGGCGACATCCAGGTGCCCATCATCGTGCGCCTTCAAGGCACCAACGCGGTGGAGGCGAAGGAGCTCATTGACAGGAGCGGCCTGAAAGTGCTGAGCGCTGTGGCGCTGCAAGAGGCTGCGGACCGGGTGAAGGAGGTGCTGGCCTGAGCGATGGCCCTGCTCCTATTGCACGGTGCCTTGGGCAGCGCGCGCCAATTGGCGGATCTACAGCAACGCATCGGAGGAATCGCCATCGACCTCTCGGGCCACGGCGATCGCGGGATTCCCTCCGAGGGCATCCGATTCGAGCAATTCATCAGCGATATCGATCGCGCCTATAAGGAACAGAAGTGGGACCGGGCGGATCTCTTCGGCTACAGCATGGGCGGTTATGCAGCCATGCTCTATGCGGCGCAGCACCCGGAGCGTGTTCGGTCGGTGGTCACGCTGGGCACCAAGTACCTCTGGACCGAAGAGGGCTTGCAGAAGGAGCTGCGCATGCTCGATCCCGAGGCGATGGAGCAAAAGGTGCCGGTATTCGCACAGGCCTTGGCCGAAGCGCATGGCAAGGCTCGATGGAGGAGCGTTGTGCGGGCCATCGCCAGGAGCATGACCGAGCTTGCCCGGATGCCGTTGCTGACACCGGAGGTCTGTTCACGGATCCAAAGCCCGGCGCTCATCTGC
Coding sequences within it:
- a CDS encoding alpha/beta fold hydrolase; the protein is MALLLLHGALGSARQLADLQQRIGGIAIDLSGHGDRGIPSEGIRFEQFISDIDRAYKEQKWDRADLFGYSMGGYAAMLYAAQHPERVRSVVTLGTKYLWTEEGLQKELRMLDPEAMEQKVPVFAQALAEAHGKARWRSVVRAIARSMTELARMPLLTPEVCSRIQSPALICVGENDSTAVPDDTRLFARRVKGAEVLILPNTPHPLGKVDPAFFVPRLMEFWFAIP